The following are from one region of the Stigmatopora argus isolate UIUO_Sarg chromosome 9, RoL_Sarg_1.0, whole genome shotgun sequence genome:
- the LOC144082094 gene encoding integral membrane protein GPR137-like, with amino-acid sequence MEAPVSAATAPNSSAPLPLRPALPPSVRLGFTVLYTALYGGLFLVVYAQLWLLLRYRHKRWSYQSVFLFFSLLWAALRTTLFSFYFRNTLEANRLPAAVHWLFYCFPVCLQFFTLSHINLYFTQVLLKARETFTTDADNQLCAARCAYGTLNAVFLCVNVACAALADHGDSEGMPSTWNLVLVRVLVNDSLFIFNAVLLAALLLLLTRHSRPTASQLTRKGVVLCRTAGLGAAVIFLFTSRACYNLSVLFLSWDHHVESFDFDWYNVSDQADLRNDLGDRGYLAFGAILFIWELLPSTLLIVIFRVRRPSQEANNLTTNDRVLPRPLFFDDPQGSNEEAAVPWTSTYQPQSSWYAAETTPLLFANNPPNQNHQHHTFYSTPQN; translated from the exons ATGGAAGCTCCAGTCTCAGCCGCCACTGCCCCCAACTCGTCCGCCCCTCTGCCCCTACGACCGGCTCTCCCTCCCTCGGTCAGGCTCGGCTTCACCGTCCTGTACACGGCGCTGTACGGCGGCCTCTTCCTGGTGGTGTACGCCCAGCTCTGGCTTCTCCTTCGCTACAGACACAAGCGATGGAGCTATCAAAGCgtctttcttttcttctctctgTTGTGGGCTGCCCTGCGCACCACCCTGTTTTCTTTCTACTTTCGGAACACGCTGGAGGCCAACCGCCTACCTGCGGCTGTCCACTGGCTCTTCTACTGCTTCCCCGTCTGCTTACAGTTTTTCACACTGAGTCACATCAACTTGTATTTCACTCAG GTGCTACTTAAAGCCAGAGAAACTTTCACCACAGATGCGGATAATCAATT gtGCGCGGCTCGCTGTGCGTACGGGACGCTAAACGCCGTCTTTCTCTGCGTCAACGTGGCCTGCGCGGCACTGGCGGACCACGGCGATAGCGAAGGAATGCCGAGCACTTGGAATTTAGTGCTGGTCCGCGTGCTGGTCAACGACTCGCTGTTCATCTTCAATGCCGTGTTGCTAGCCgctttgctgctgctgctgacccGACACTCTCGCCCGACTGCCTCGCAACTGACCAGAAAG GGGGTGGTCCTGTGTCGCACGGCAGGACTCGGAGCAGCTGTCATCTTCCTCTTTACCAGCCGAGCTTGTTACAATCTCAGCGTCCTTTTTCTGTCTTGGGACCACCACGTTGAATCTTTTGACTTTGACTGGTACAACGTTTCGGATCAg GCTGACCTGCGCAATGACCTTGGTGACAGGGGCTACCTGGCTTTCGGCGCCATTCTCTTCATTTGGGAGCTGCTTCCAAGCACTCTTCTCATCGTCATCTTCAGAGTTCGCCGGCCAAGTCAAGAA GCCAACAACCTGACCACCAACGACAGGGTCCTCCCTCGACCTTTGTTCTTCGACGATCCTCAAGGCAGTAATGAGGAAGCAGCTGTTCCGTGGACTTCTACGTACCAACCTCAATCAAG CTGGTACGCAGCAGAGACCACTCCTCTCCTGTTTGCCAATAACCCTCCAAACCAGAATCACCAACACCACACTTTTTACTCTACCCCACAAAACTGA